A stretch of the Lolium perenne isolate Kyuss_39 chromosome 3, Kyuss_2.0, whole genome shotgun sequence genome encodes the following:
- the LOC127344803 gene encoding ubiquitin-conjugating enzyme E2-17 kDa, translating into MASKRILKELKDLQKDPPTSCSAGPAGEDMFHWQATIMGPPDSPYAGGVFLVNIHFPPDYPFKPPKVSFKTKVFHPNINSNGSICLDILKEQWSPALTISKVLLSICSLLTDPNPDDPLVPEIAHMYKTDRSKYETTARSWTQKYAMG; encoded by the exons ATGGCTTCAAAACGTATCCTCAAGGAGCTAAAGGACTTGCAGAAAGATCCTCCGACATCATGCAGTGCAG GTCCCGCTGGCGAGGATATGTTCCATTGGCAGGCAACCATTATGGGCCCGCCTGATAGTCCGTATGCTGGAGGTGTTTTCCTAGTGAATATCCATTTCCCCCCGGACTACCCCTTCAAGCCTCCGAAG GTATCTTTCAAGACAAAAGTCTTCCATCCGAACATCAATAGCAATGGAAGCATATGCCTCGACATTCTGAAGGAGCAATGGAGTCCTGCTTTGACAATCTCTAAG GTTTTGCTTTCAATCTGCTCGCTGCTTACCGACCCCAACCCGGACGACCCTCTTGTCCCTGAGATTGCCCACATGTACAAGACGGACCGGTCTAAGTATGAGACGACAGCCCGCAGCTGGACGCAGAAGTATGCCATGGGATGA